One window from the genome of Candidatus Didemnitutus sp. encodes:
- a CDS encoding FAD-dependent oxidoreductase: MPRTRIVIIGGGFGGVKCAQTLRRELRRNDADVILFNRENHLVFSPLLADAVGSSLSLQDVIVPLRQLLPDVICRTEEVAHLDLARNEIEFIAHDGSPARLGYDHVVVAAGAVSNLNVVPGMADHAFPLKTVGDAAVLRTHVLQQLERAEVCDDSEKRRWYLSFIVVGGGYSGVEAAGEINDLVRGSLRFFHRIRPEDVSITLIHSRDQLLPEISPSLREFAREKMAAAGVTIRLNCRVTLATGEGVGTGDGFVRGGTIVCTIGSSAAPFIERMDAPKEKGRLLTEPELRLRGRTNAWAVGDCALIVNALDRQLSPPTGQFAERQGRQCAQNVARVLLGTPTRPFAFRVLGQLCSIGGHSAVAELFGLRLSGFWAWFAWRGVYLFKMPSWGRRIQVGADWAWLLLFPRDLAYIRTDTTERVTHAHYEPGDFIIRQGEPASAFYVIESGEVEVVRATQENPAGEIIAVLGAGSFFGEQALINNQPRTASVRARSVVEVVVMGRHVFSTISKSLTPLRAALTAAITRRSGAFWQERPRAVATLRALALADFIEPAPQPFLAPTTPLRDVTRHFAESTNDLFFVAGPGDRLEGIVTLTDLLHVQGNGAAADTPVAQFMVAAPAAILATDTALLAASAFREHGYKSMPVLADPASRRIVGLVRARKLIARLLHATPVPER; the protein is encoded by the coding sequence ATGCCTCGCACTCGCATCGTCATCATCGGCGGCGGCTTCGGCGGGGTGAAGTGCGCGCAGACCCTGCGCCGCGAACTCCGCCGCAACGACGCCGACGTCATCCTCTTCAACCGCGAGAACCACCTCGTCTTCAGCCCGCTGCTCGCCGACGCCGTCGGCTCCTCGCTCAGCTTGCAGGACGTCATCGTGCCGCTGCGCCAACTCCTGCCCGACGTCATTTGCCGCACTGAAGAGGTCGCCCACCTCGACCTCGCGCGCAACGAGATCGAATTCATCGCGCACGACGGCTCGCCCGCGCGTCTCGGCTACGACCACGTCGTCGTCGCCGCCGGCGCCGTCTCCAATCTCAATGTCGTGCCTGGCATGGCCGACCATGCGTTTCCGCTCAAAACCGTCGGCGACGCCGCCGTCCTCCGCACCCACGTCCTCCAGCAGCTCGAACGCGCCGAAGTCTGCGACGATTCGGAAAAACGCCGCTGGTATCTCTCGTTCATCGTCGTCGGCGGCGGCTACAGCGGCGTCGAGGCCGCCGGCGAGATCAACGACCTCGTGCGCGGTTCGCTGCGCTTCTTCCACCGTATCCGGCCCGAGGACGTCAGCATCACGCTCATCCACTCGCGCGACCAGTTGCTCCCGGAAATCAGCCCCTCGCTGCGCGAATTCGCCCGCGAAAAAATGGCCGCCGCCGGCGTGACGATCCGTCTGAACTGCCGCGTGACGCTCGCGACCGGCGAAGGCGTGGGCACCGGCGACGGCTTCGTCCGCGGCGGCACCATCGTCTGCACCATCGGCAGCAGCGCTGCGCCATTCATCGAGCGCATGGATGCGCCGAAGGAAAAAGGCCGCCTGCTCACCGAGCCCGAGCTCCGCCTGCGCGGCCGCACGAACGCCTGGGCCGTCGGCGACTGCGCGCTGATCGTCAACGCGCTCGACCGCCAACTCTCCCCGCCCACCGGCCAATTCGCCGAACGCCAGGGCCGCCAATGCGCGCAAAACGTCGCCCGCGTCCTCCTCGGCACACCCACGCGCCCGTTCGCCTTCCGCGTCCTCGGCCAGCTCTGCTCGATCGGCGGCCACAGCGCCGTGGCCGAGCTGTTCGGCCTCCGCCTCAGCGGCTTCTGGGCATGGTTCGCGTGGCGCGGCGTTTATCTTTTCAAAATGCCGTCGTGGGGCCGCCGCATCCAGGTCGGCGCCGACTGGGCGTGGCTGCTGCTCTTCCCGCGCGACCTCGCTTACATCCGCACCGACACCACCGAGCGCGTCACGCACGCACACTACGAACCGGGCGATTTTATCATCCGCCAAGGCGAACCCGCATCCGCCTTCTACGTGATCGAGAGCGGCGAAGTCGAAGTTGTTCGCGCCACCCAGGAAAATCCCGCCGGCGAAATCATCGCCGTGCTCGGCGCCGGCAGCTTCTTCGGCGAACAGGCGCTCATCAACAACCAGCCGCGCACCGCCTCCGTCCGCGCGCGCAGCGTCGTCGAAGTCGTCGTCATGGGCCGACACGTCTTCAGCACGATCTCGAAATCCCTCACACCGCTCCGTGCCGCGCTCACCGCCGCCATCACACGCCGCTCGGGCGCCTTCTGGCAGGAACGCCCGCGCGCCGTCGCCACGCTGCGCGCGCTCGCGCTGGCCGATTTCATCGAGCCCGCGCCGCAGCCGTTCCTCGCGCCCACGACGCCGCTGCGCGACGTCACGCGTCACTTCGCGGAATCGACGAACGACCTTTTCTTCGTCGCCGGACCGGGCGACCGCCTCGAAGGCATCGTCACGCTCACCGACCTGCTGCACGTCCAAGGCAACGGTGCTGCGGCCGACACGCCCGTTGCGCAATTCATGGTCGCCGCGCCCGCGGCGATCCTCGCGACCGACACCGCTCTGCTCGCCGCCTCGGCGTTCCGCGAACACGGCTACAAGTCCATGCCCGTCCTCGCCGACCCCGCCAGCCGCCGCATCGTCGGCCTCGTCCGCGCCCGCAAACTCATCGCCCGCCTCCTCCACGCCACGCCCGTCCCCGAGCGCTGA